The Hypanus sabinus isolate sHypSab1 chromosome X1, sHypSab1.hap1, whole genome shotgun sequence genome window below encodes:
- the LOC132384798 gene encoding sin3 histone deacetylase corepressor complex component SDS3-like yields the protein MSSALLSTIVDYYNEEEELDSVDDEDKRSIHGRDLDEDTEDAREIDIANRQDEDDYLEVKEQMYQEKLTSLKRQLQQSQEGTLQGYQKRMKKLDQQYKEGIRNAELYLQQETEQVERNYIKEKKAAVKEFEDKKIELEKKKKMIENERLTMELTGDSMEVKPIMTRKLRRRPNDPIPIYRFPLLSKVRVFL from the coding sequence ATGTCCTCAGCTCTCCTCTCAACCATTGTTGACTATTACAATGAGGAGGAGGAGCTAGACAGCGTCGATGATGAGGACAAACGCAGTATCCATGGCCGCGACTTGGATGAAGATACAGAGGATGCAAGGGAGATAGATATTGCCAATAGGCAGGATGAAGACGACTACTTGGAAGTAAAAGAGCAGATGTACCAGGAGAAATTGACATCTCTCAAAAGACAGCTACAGCAGTCACAAGAAGGCACTTTGCAGGGTTATCAGAAAAGAATGAAGAAATTAGATCAACAATACAAGGAAGGAATACGAAATGCAGAGCTTTATCTGCAACAGGAGACAGAACAAGTGGAAAGGAATTATATTAAAGAGAAGAAAGCAGCAGTGAAGGAATTTGAAGATAAAAAGATTGaattagaaaaaaagaaaaagatgatTGAGAATGAGCGGCTAACAATGGAACTCACAGGAGATTCTATGGAGGTAAAGCCAATAATGACTAGGAAACTAAGGAGGAGACCTAATGACCCTATTCCAATATACAGGTTCCCCCTGCTATCCAAAGTTAGAGTGTTCTtgtga
- the ankrd52a gene encoding LOW QUALITY PROTEIN: serine/threonine-protein phosphatase 6 regulatory ankyrin repeat subunit C (The sequence of the model RefSeq protein was modified relative to this genomic sequence to represent the inferred CDS: deleted 1 base in 1 codon), with protein MLIQSGAKVNAKDSAWLTPLHRAAASRNERAVSVLLKHSADANARDKFWQTPLHVAAANKATKCTELLLPLLTNVNVADRTGRTALHHAAYSSHLEMVQLLLNKGACVSSCDKKERQPIHWAAFIGHLDVMKLLLSRGAVPSCKDVKGYTPLHAAASSGKFEVVRYLLKLGLEIDEPNAYGNTALHIACYTGQDAVANELVNYGANVNQPNLLGFTPLHLAAVSTNGALCLELLVNNGADVNVQSKDGKSPLHMAAIHGRFTRSQILIQNGGEIDCADKYGNTPLHVAARYGHELLISTLMTNGADTARRGIHGMFPLHLAVLYGFSDCCRKLLSSGQTYSIVSSFSNEHILSAGFDINTPDDLGRTCLHAAASGGNVECLNLLLSSGADFTREDKFGRTPLHYASANGSYQCTATLITAGASVGVSDVRGCTPLHYVAASEAYRRSDHTTHNEEELQETGEKEAFFCMEYLLDHGADPSIPDKQGYSAIHYAASHGSKQGLELIMETAMDCLNEGEGDFSVSPLHLAAYSGHHVALGVLVEVLGTPDVRDCDGRTPLYVAAKRGHTECVEILTRHGASILVPERLTKGTPLHAAAASGHTDCLHVLIDSTEDTDVLDTMDAHGQTSVMLAVTNSHVECIHLLLEKGASTDTADKRGRTALHRGAVQGCEEAVAALLDHQAFALCRDVRGRTPLHLAAASGHPAILEALLQAALSTDPLDSLQDYSGYTPLHWACYKGHEDCLEVLLEHEMLSNLGGEPFTVLHCAVINGHDRTAEILIDVLGAKIVNSQDAKGRTPLHAAAFSNRLHCLLLLLSHGAQVNAVDQAGRTPLMFAAQNGHCKIVEILLQRAGADLTLHDVNKNTALHLACSKGHEMCALLILGQICDTGLINATNSTLQMPLHIAARNGMSSVVQALLNRGATVLAVDGEGHTPALACAPNKDVADCLALILATMKPFPSKDSVSSLGLNLLKNCGILAKAVSCDQVSGFGASPLGLDSCYPE; from the exons ATGCTCATCCAGTCAG GAGCTAAAGTCAATGCGAAGGACAGCGCCTGGCTGACC CCACTGCATCGCGCAGCAGCTTCTCGTAACGAG cGAGCTGTGAGCGTGCTGCTGAAGCACTCGGCCGATGCCAATGCCCGGGATAAGTTCTGGCAGACTCCTCTACATGTGGCCGCTGCTAACAAGGCTACCAAGTGCACTGAACTACTTCTGCCACTGCTCACCAACGTCAACGTGGCCGACCGTACAGGGCGGACAGCACTTCACCACGCTGCCTACAGCAGTCATTTGGAG ATGGTACAGCTGCTGTTGAACAAGGGAGCTTGCGTCAGTTCCTGTGATAAAAAGGAACGTCAACCCATTCACTGGGCTGCCTTCATCG GGCACCTGGACGTGATGAAGCTGCTGCTATCCCGTGGGGCAGTGCCAAGCTGTAAGGATGTGAAGGGATACACCCCACTGCATGCGGCTGCCTCCAGCGGAAAGTTTGAAGTGGTGAGGTACCTGCTGAAGCTGGGTTTGGAG ATCGACGAGCCCAATGCCTATGGGAACACAGCCCTCCACATTGCCTGCTACACTGGACAGGATGCCGTGGCCAATGAGCTGGTCAACTACGGGGCCAATGTCAACCAGCCCAACCTCCTGGGTTTCACACCGCTGCACCTTGCTGCTGTCTCCACCAACGGAGCTCTGTGCCTGGAGCTGTTAGTCAACAATGGGGCCGATGTCAATGTTCAG AGCAAGGATGGGAAGAGCCCTTTGCACATGGCTGCGATCCACGGCAGATTCACTCGATCTCAAATCCTCATCCAGAATG GCGGAGAGATCGACTGCGCGGATAAGTATGGGAACACTCCTTTACATGTTGCTGCTAGGTACGGCCACGAGCTACTGATCAGTACCCTGATGACGAATGGTGCTGACACGGCCAG GAGAGGAATCCATGGGATGTTCCCCCTGCACCTGGCCGTGTTGTACGGGTTCTCAGACTGTTGTCGCAAGCTGCTCTCCTCAG gccaGACATACAGCATCGTCTCGTCATTCAGTAACGAGCATATTCTGTCTGCTGGCTTCGACATTAACACACCAGATGACCTCGGCAGGACCTGCCTCCATGCTGCTGCTTCAGGGGG GAATGTTGAATGTCTAAACTTGCTGCTCAGCAGTGGTGCTGATTTCACAAGGGAGGACAAGTTTGGAAG aactcCTTTGCACTATGCATCTGCCAATGGCAGCTATCAATGTACGGCGACCTTGATCACAGCGGGGGCCAGTGTTGGAGTCTCGGACGTCAGGGGCTGCACTCCATTGCACTACGTGGCTGCTTCTGAGGCATACAGAAG GAGTGACCACACCACACACAATGAGGAGGAACTGCAGGAGACAGGAGAGAAGGAGGCCTTTTT CTGTATGGAGTATTTGCTGGACCATGGAGCAgatccttccataccagacaaacAAGGTTACAGTGCAATACACTACGCTGCCTCCCATGGGAGCAAGCAAGGCCTGGAACTG ATTATGGAGACAGCCATGGATTGCTTGAATGAAGGGGAAGGTGACTTCTCTGTGAGCCCTCTGCACTTGGCC GCATACAGCGGGCACCATGTGGCACTGGGTGTTCTGGTGGAGGTGCTGGGGACCCCAGATGTGAGGGACTGCGATGGACGCACACCTTTGTATGTGGCCGCCAAGCGGGGCCACACAGAATGCGTGGAAATCTTGACCCGACATGGGGCGTCTATCCTGGTACCCGAAAGGCTCACCAAAGGGACACCGCTGCATGCTGCAG CGGCAAGTGGTCACACAGACTGTCTGCATGTGTTAATTGATAGCACTGAGGATACTGACGTATTGGACACGATGGATGCTCACGGACA GACATCTGTCATGCTGGCCGTGACGAACAGTCACGTAGAATGCATCCACCTGCTGCTGGAAAAGGGAGCATCGACCGACACTGCTGATAAACGAGGGCGGACAGCGCTTCACCGAGGG GCAGTGCAGGGATGTGAGGAGGCAGTGGCAGCTCTCCTCGACCACCAGGCCTTCGCCCTCTGCCGGGACGTAAGGGGACGAACACCTTTGCACTTGGCTGCTGCCTCTGGCCACCCCGCTATCCTGGAGGCTTTGCTGCAGGCAGCCCTCTCCACAGATCCGTTAGATTCCTTGCAGGATTACAGCGGTTACACACCTCTGCACTGGGCCTGTTACAAAG GTCATGAAGACTGCTTGGAAGTACTACTTGAACACGAAATGCTGTCTAACCTCGGGGGAGAGCCTTTCACTGTGTTGCACTGTGCTGT aaTTAATGGACACGACAGGACTGCTGAGATACTGATTGACGTTCTGGGTGCCAAGATTGTGAACAGCCAAGATGCCAAAGGAAG AACCCCTCTGCACGCGGCCGCCTTCTCCAACCGGTTGCACTGCCTGCTGCTGCTGCTCAGCCATGGGGCCCAGGTGAACGCTGTTGATCAGGCCGGGCGCACGCCACTGATGTTCGCAGCCCAGAATGGTCACTGCAAGATTGTAG AGATCCTGCTTCAGAGAGCTGGTGCGGATTTGACGTTGCACGATGTCAACAAGAACACAGCTCTTCATCTGGCCTGCAGCAAG GGCCATGAAATGTGTGCCTTGTTAATCCTTGGGCAGATCTGTGACACTGGTCTCATTAATGCAACCAACAGTACGCTTCAGAT GCCTCTCCACATCGCAGCTCGGAACGGGATGTCCTCTGTGGTCCAAGCCCTCCTCAACCGAGGGGCAACTGTGCTGGCTGTGGATGGGGAGG GACACACTCCGGCTCTGGCCTGTGCCCCCAACAAAGACGTGGCCGACTGCCTGGCACTGATCCTGGCCACCATGAAGCCTTTTCCCTCTAAGGACAGCGTCAGCTCATTGGGCCTGAACCTGTTGAAGAACTGTGGCATTCTGGCCAAagctgtgtcctgtgaccaaGTCAGCGGCTTCGGGGCCAGTCCGCTGGGCCTGGACTCTTGTTACcctgagtga